The DNA window TCCGGCCAAGGTCTGCGTCATCGCCTCGGCCTTTTTCGGGTCCGTTTCCGGCTCGGCCATCGCCAACACCGTAACCACCGGGGCTTTCACCATCCCCTTGATGAAAAAGGCGGGATTCCGAAAGCATGTGGCAGGAGCCATCGAACCGGCCGCCTCCATCGGAGGCATGTTCATGCCTCCCATCATGGGGGCGGGCGGGTTCATCATGGCCGAAATGACCAACACGCCCTACGTCCAGATCATGCTCATCGCCATCTTTCCGGCCATTTTGTATTTCCTCTCGGTCTTCACCATGATCCACTTCGAGGCCAAGATGCTGGACATCAAGGGTCTTGACTTGAGCGACATGCCCCCGGCATCGGCCATCTTCAAGAAGCATTGGTACAAATGCCTGCCCTTGGTCATCATCGTGGCCATGATGCTTCTGGGCTATTCCCCGGGCAACGCTGCCTTCTGGGCCACCCTGTCCTGCATCTTCATCAGCCAGTTCGACCCCGAATTCCGCATGGGTCCCAAGCAAATATGGGAAGCCATCGTCGGCGGGGCCAAGAGCACCCTGGTCATCGGGGCCACCGTGGGCGTCATCGGCATCATCGTCGGGACCATCGCCCTCTCCGGCATTGGACTCAAGTTCTCGAACATCATCATCTCCCTGTCCGGAGGTCATCTCTTGCCGGCCCTGATTCTCATCGCCCTGGCCTCCCTGGTTCTGGGCATGGGCGTCCCGGTCACGGCCTCGTATCTCATCGTTGCCGTCCTTGCCGTGCCGGCCCTGAACGAGATGGGCGTCGGCCTCGTTGCCGGCCACATGATAGTCTACTGGTTCAGCCAAAACTCCAATATCACCCCGCCAGTCTGTGTCGCGGCCTACGCCGGTGCGGCCATAGCTGGGGCCGATCCATGGAAAACCGGATGGACGGCCCTAAAATTCTCCAAGCTCCTCTATGTCATGCCCTTCATGTTCGCCTATGAGCCGGCCATGACCCTCTACATCGGCTGGGGAGAGGCCGCCAACGCCGGCTGGACCGGAATCGCCTCGGTCTACTTCGCCGCCGCCGTGGGCACCGTGGCCTTTTCGGCTTGGTCCATGTTCTACCTGATCCGGCGCACGACCATCCTCGAGTGGCTCTTTTTTGGGGCGGCCACA is part of the Deltaproteobacteria bacterium genome and encodes:
- a CDS encoding TRAP transporter permease, with protein sequence MTELQEESVARKEELKRIQAKESKTGRKLTGFWKLLVSVMGLAMVLLYFYSAGIRPVGDQYHRGVYVFLTYIMIFLSFPFWRRSNQTRPTVVDIVLALIAGGVVGYWILEFENLNYRTGMETQMDVWVSVVGVLISLEVCRRVLGWSITLGGILFLIYGYFGPYFPSAIAHRGFSIDRLATYLFLTQDGVFGVMASVLVTYVILFIFFGSFLQKSGVGRFFIDWPLALAGKAVGGPAKVCVIASAFFGSVSGSAIANTVTTGAFTIPLMKKAGFRKHVAGAIEPAASIGGMFMPPIMGAGGFIMAEMTNTPYVQIMLIAIFPAILYFLSVFTMIHFEAKMLDIKGLDLSDMPPASAIFKKHWYKCLPLVIIVAMMLLGYSPGNAAFWATLSCIFISQFDPEFRMGPKQIWEAIVGGAKSTLVIGATVGVIGIIVGTIALSGIGLKFSNIIISLSGGHLLPALILIALASLVLGMGVPVTASYLIVAVLAVPALNEMGVGLVAGHMIVYWFSQNSNITPPVCVAAYAGAAIAGADPWKTGWTALKFSKLLYVMPFMFAYEPAMTLYIGWGEAANAGWTGIASVYFAAAVGTVAFSAWSMFYLIRRTTILEWLFFGAATFLCFVPGLLTDATGIGMVVLLGLWQHHKNKKEAALAST